The Procambarus clarkii isolate CNS0578487 chromosome 7, FALCON_Pclarkii_2.0, whole genome shotgun sequence genome window below encodes:
- the LOC123761347 gene encoding uncharacterized protein has translation MQVWLADCRVVVGSRLDVSRSSRVSGITSAIITLSLHTTLPLDNFTLHLFFSDTKQPVDNSSSDHNNNFNSFLNDTSDFVEKSSEFVSHAFNDSFKYSSIRFLFTSSHKTDSYWQMFQVSKDSIDQTTRRLPMVLYLSRFHKTILVLTPGSTGLRVSDVDGDVCWSLALGLPGHHFSTVHWWLECPARSYIVLHTCLPAAVISSSTCNPNQDCGCLAASDHSLSGSDHICSHFIWAWSIAGILAVLVVIVCADRCRIRDPNVAATKRENVAYSPQYLYNNPPESQLAAANTNLSRSTDDDMHWF, from the exons ATGCAGGTATGGTTGGCAGATTGTAGGGTGGTTGTCGGGTCGAGGCTGGACGTGTCTCGCAGCAGCAGGGTTTCCGGCATCACCTCCGCCATCATTACCCTCAGCCTCCACACCACGCTTCCTTTAGACAACTTCACTCTCCACCTGTTCTTCAGCGACACCAAGCAACCTGTTGACAACTCTTCAAGCGATCATAATAACAACTTCAACAGCTTTCTTAACGACACTAGCGACTTCGTCGAGAAATCTAGCGAATTCGTTAGTCACGCTTTCAATGATTCATTCAAGTACTCATCTATTAGATTCCTCTTTACCTCCTCCCACAAGACTGATTCCTACTGGCAGATGTTTCAAGTATCGAAAGACAGCATCGATCAGACAACTCGCAGACTTCCCATGGTGCTGTACCTCAGCAGGTTCCACAAGACCATTCTGGTCCTCACTCCGGGGTCAACTGGTCTGAGAGTGTCTGATGTCGACGGCGACGTCTGCTGGAGTCTGGCGCTGGGTCTGCCTGGCCACCACTTCTCTACCGTGCACTGGTGGCTTGAATGTCCGGCCCGTAGTTACAttgtcctccacacctgtctacCTGCAG CGGTGATATCTAGCAGCACCTGTAATCCCAACCAAGATTGTGGTTGCCTCGCTGCTTCAGACCACAGCCTGTCCGGGAGTGACCATATTTGCTCACACTTCATATGGGCTTGGAGTATCGCTGGGATTCTTGCTGTGTTGGTCGTCATCGTATGTGCCGACCGGTGCCGGATAAGGGATCCCAATGTGGCGGCGACCAAGAGAGAGAATGTCGCTTATAGCCCCCAGTACCTCTATAATAATCCTCCAGAAAGCCAACTGGCGGCAGCAAATACCAATCTATCCAGGTCGACTGATGACGACATGCACTGGTTTTAA